In Equus przewalskii isolate Varuska chromosome 6, EquPr2, whole genome shotgun sequence, one DNA window encodes the following:
- the LOC103554105 gene encoding olfactory receptor 51V1-like yields MLMSASSASIINSSIFILTGFPGLDQYHPWFSIPFSSIYAMVFLGNCMVLHVIRTESSLHQPMFYFLALLALTDLCMGLSTVHTVLGILWGLNQEVNLDACIAQSYFIHGLSCTESGVLLAMAFDRFIAICNPLRYTSILTNNRVIHFMVTILMRSALSILPVIIRLKFFPYCRPHILSHSFCLHQDLLRLACSDIRFNSLYALALVICTLLLDAVLILISYIFILHTVLAIASREERLKSLQTCVSHICAVLVFYIPIIGLTMVHRFGKHLSPLVHVLMGNIYILFPPLMNPIIYSVKTQQIRSRMKKWFSLKMG; encoded by the coding sequence ATGCTCATGTCTGCTTCTTCTGCTTCCATTATTAATTCCTCGATATTTATTCTCACAGGGTTCCCTGGTCTAGACCAGTACCATCCCTGGTTTTCAattcccttctcctccatctATGCTATGGTTTTCCTGGGAAACTGCATGGTGCTCCATGTGATCCGGACTGAGTCGAGCCTGCACCAGCCCATGTTCTATTTTCTGGCCTTGCTGGCCCTCACTGACCTGTGCATGGGGCTGTCCACAGTGCACACGGTCCTGGGGATCCTCTGGGGGCTCAACCAAGAAGTCAATCTGGATGCCTGCATTGCCCAAAGTTACTTTATTCATGGACTCTCGTGCACAGAGTCTGGAGTCCTTCTCGCCATGGCCTTTGATCGCTTTATAGCAATTTGCAATCCTCTGAGGTATACGTCCATCCTGACTAATAATAGAGTCATTCATTTTATGGTGACCATTTTGATGAGAAGTGCTTTGTCTATTCTTCCCGTCATCATTCGTTTGAAGTTCTTCCCTTACTGCCGTCCCCACatcctctctcactctttctgccTTCACCAGGACCTACTCCGGCTGGCCTGCTCTGACATCCGCTTCAACAGCCTCTATGCCCTGGCTCTAGTGATTTGTACTTTGTTGTTGGATGCCGTCCTCATTCTTATCTCCTATATTTTCATCTTGCATACGGTGCTGGCAATTGCATCCCGGGAGGAGAGGCTCAAGTCCTTGCAGACCTGTGTTTCCCACATCTGTGCTGTCCTGGttttttatattcccatcatTGGTCTCACCATGGTGCACCGCTTTGGAAAGCATCTCTCACCTTTGGTTCATGTCCTTATGGGCAATATCTATATTCTCTTTCCACCCCTGATGAATCCAATCATCTACAGTGTAAAGACCCAGCAGATCCGAAGCAGGATGAAGAAGTGGTTTTCCCTGAAAATGGGGTGA